In Lotus japonicus ecotype B-129 chromosome 5, LjGifu_v1.2, one genomic interval encodes:
- the LOC130717464 gene encoding uncharacterized protein LOC130717464 — MMSANDPVESFFNSIQGMKDSLSPLEVGFRKAAKDLEHCLLAGVKNKGNGVCLIAQVRDGGEFQICDVKKQKKGLSMKVSFKAFFGMFSQNRAAEVCEDDVSSCSNCLQFAVTWSMLVNGFLQSLPHPFKSGRKRFQKVGDEDKLCSCMKPSVSSCELKHNESKGQFVRTVREKVVRKKDGKHVSPEFLIGFVFDNLSHALQSLDNGVQVNDLGCEKPCSTHSGHVNAFTSFLEGHRVDVSRFLGNLNFAKVGGVPSSATKEESALPNEGGDNSGNGENKEDNKGGISPQKVASNIFSIPLSNVERLKTTISTVSFTELVEMLPQLGKTSKDHPDKKKLFSVQDFFRYTEAEGKRFFEELDRDGDGQVTLEDLEMAMRQRKLPRRYAKEFMSRTKSHLFSRSFGWRQFLSLMEQKEPTILRAYTSLCLSKSGTLKKSEILESLKNAGLPSNEDNAVAMMRFLNADTEESISYGHFRNFMLLLPSDRLQEDPRSIWFEAATVVAVPPPVEFPAGSVLRSALAGGLACALSCALLHPVDSIKTRVQASTMSFPEIISKLPQIGVRGLYRGSIPAILGQFSSHGLRTGIFEASKLVMINVAPTLPELQVQSVASFCSTFLGTAVRIPCEVLKQRLQAGIFNNVGEALVGTWEQDGVKGFFRGTGATLCREVPFYVAGMGLYAESKKGVQKLLGRELEAWETIAVGALSGGLAAVVTTPFDVMKTRMMTAQGRSVPMTMIAISILRREGPLGLFKGAVPRFFWIAPLGAMNFAGYELARKAMNKNEEAKTVSSE, encoded by the exons ATGATGTCTGCTAACGACCCAGTTGAGAGTTTCTTCAATTCCATTCAAGGGATGAAGGATTCGCTGTCGCCTTTGGAAGTGGGTTTTCGTAAGGCGGCGAAGGATCTTGAGCATTGTTTGTTGGCAGGGGTGAAGAACAAGGGGAATGGTGTTTGTTTGATTGCTCAGGTGAGAGATGGTGGTGAGTTTCAGATCTGTGATGtcaagaagcagaagaaagggttGTCTATGAAGGTTTCTTTCAAGGCTTTCTTTGGTATGTTTTCACAGAATAGAGCAGCTGAAGTGTGTGAGGATGATGTGTCTTCTTGTAGTAATTGCTTGCAGTTTGCTGTTACATGGTCTATGTTGGTTAATGGGTTTCTTCAGTCTTTGCCACATCCTTTCAAATCTGGGAGGAAGAGGTTTCAGAAAGTGGGGGATGAAGATAAGTTGTGTTCATGCATGAAGCCTAGTGTTTCATCATGTGAGTTGAAGCATAATGAGTCCAAGGGTCAGTTTGTTAGGACAGTTAGGGAGAAGGTTGTGAGAAAGAAGGATGGAAAGCATGTTTCACCTGAATTCCTTATTGGCTTTGTCTTTGATAATTTGTCTCATGCTCTTCAGAGTCTTGATAATGGGGTGCAAGTAAATGACCTTGGCTGTGAGAAGCCTTGTTCAACTCATTCTGGTCATGTGAATGCATTCACAAGTTTCTTGGAAGGGCATAGAGTAGATGTTAGTAGGTTCTTGGGGAATTTAAATTTTGCAAAGGTGGGTGGTGTGCCATCAAGTGCAACTAAAGAAGAAAGCGCTCTACCAAATGAGGGGGGAGATAATAGTGGTAATGGTGAAAATAAGGAAGACAATAagggaggaatttctccacAGAAGGTTGCCTCTAACATATTCAGTATTCCTTTGTCAAATGTGGAACGTCTAAAGACTACAATTTCCACGGTCTCATTCACAGAATTGGTTGAGATGCTACCGCAGCTGGGGAAAACTTCTAAAGACCATCCTGATAAGAAGAAACTATTCTCTGTTCAAGATTTCTTTAGATACACAGAGGCTGAAG GAAAGAGGTTCTTTGAGGAGCTGGATAGAGATGGGGATGGCCAAGTAACTCTGGAAGATTTAGAAATGGCAATGCGACAGAGAAAGCTGCCACGAAGATATGCTAAAGAATTTATGAGCCGTACTAAAAGTCACTTATTTTCTAGGTCATTTGGCTGGAGACAATTTTTATCATTAATGGAACAGAAGGAGCCAACTATTCTTCGTGCATATACTTCACTGTGTCTAAGCAAGTCAGGGACTCTGAAGAAGAGTGAAATATTGGAATCACTTAAGAACGCAGGATTGCCTTCAAATGAAGACAATGCTGTTGCTATGATGCGATTTCTGAATGCAGACACAGAAGAGTCTATTTCATATGGGCATTTCCGCAATTTCATGCTTCTGCTTCCCTCAGATCGTCTTCAAGAGGATCCTAG GAGTATTTGGTTTGAAGCTGCGACTGTAGTTGCCGTTCCACCACCTGTTGAATTTCCTGCTGGAAGTGTTCTAAGATCTGCATTGGCAGGTGGTCTTGCTTGTGCCCTATCTTGTGCATTACTTCATCCAGTTGATTCAATCAAG ACTCGAGTACAAGCATCAACCATGTCCTTTCCTGAAATAATTTCTAAGCTGCCACAGATTGGGGTACGAGGTTTATACAGGGGGTCAATCCCTGCAATTCTTGGACAGTTTTCAAG CCATGGCTTGCGAACTGGGATATTTGAAGCGAGTAAATTGGTGATGATAAATGTTGCCCCGACACTACCAGAACTTCAG GTACAATCCGTGGCATCATTCTGTAGCACGTTTTTGGGAACAGCTGTGCGGATTCCCTGTGAGGTGTTAAAGCAGAGGTTACAGGCTGGTATTTTTAACAATGTCGGCGAGGCTTTGGTCGGTACTTGGGAGCAGGATGGTGTTAAGGGTTTCTTTCGTGGAACTGGAGCTACCCTTTGTCGCGAGGTTCCGTTTTATGTTGCTGGCATGGGGCTTTATGCTGAATCTAAGAAG GGTGTGCAAAAACTGCTGGGACGGGAACTGGAGGCCTGGGAAACAATTGCGGTTGGAGCTTTATCCGGCGGCCTGGCGGCTGTTGTGACGACACCATTTGATGTCATGAAAACTAGAATGATGACTGCGCAGGGTCGGTCGGTGCCGATGACCATGATAGCTATCTCTATACTCCGGCGTGAGGGACCCCTTGGTTTGTTTAAAGGGGCTGTGCCAAGGTTCTTTTGGATTGCTCCTCTTGGTGCGATGAACTTTGCAGGTTATGAGTTAGCAAGGAAGGCCATGAATAAAAATGAGGAGGCTAAGACTGTCAGTTCAGAGTAA
- the LOC130720318 gene encoding ATP synthase subunit d, mitochondrial gives MSGAGKKVVDVAFKAGKNIDWEGMAKLLVSDEARREFSNLRRAFDDVNSQLQTKFSQEPEPIDWDYYRKGIGSRLVDMYKEHYESIEVPKFVDTVTPKYKTKFDSLLIELKEAEEKSWKESERLEKEIADVQELKKKLSTMTADEYFAKHPELKKKFDDEIRNDNWGY, from the exons ATGAGCGGAGCAGGGAAGAAAGTGGTGGATGTAGCATTCAAGGCTGGAAAGAACATCGACTGGGAAGGAATGGCCAAGCTTCTCGTCTCCGATGAAGCTCGCAGGGAGTTTTCCAACCTCCGTCGCGCTTTCGACGATGTCAACTCCCAGCTCCAAACCAAGTTCAGCCAG GAGCCTGAGCCCATAGACTGGGATTATTACAGAAAGGGAATTGGCTCTCGTTTGGTGGATATGTACAAGGAGCATTATGAGA GCATTGAGGTCCCCAAGTTTGTAGACACAGTGACCCCTAAATACAAGACTAAATTTGATTCACTG TTGATTGAGCTTAAAGAGGCAGAGGAGAAATCTTGGAAGGAGTCTGAGCGTTTAGAAAAGGAAATTGCTGATGTGCAAGAGTTGAAG AAAAAGCTCAGCACCATGACTGCTGATGAGTACTTTGCCAAGCATCCTGAGCTGAAGAAGAAGTTTGATGATGAGATAAGGAACGATAACTGGGGCTATTGA